One genomic window of Paraburkholderia phytofirmans PsJN includes the following:
- a CDS encoding SDR family NAD(P)-dependent oxidoreductase, with the protein MGMYLDKVAMVSGASRGIGREIALELARRGFRLSLGLRDTHAYEGVPDAFLHPYEARDPEAARAWVNATAERFGRIDVLVSNAGICRMIDFDTGTDALLTETFEINVNAPFRLVQAALPHLRRAGNGRFVQLASLSGKRVKNLNVGYQMSKHAMVALTHAVRRAGWDDGVRATAVCPGFVNTDMAAGIADIEPMAMTQPQDLAVLVVNTIELPNTTSVAELLVNCRYEETL; encoded by the coding sequence ATGGGAATGTACTTGGACAAAGTGGCAATGGTGTCGGGCGCGAGCCGCGGCATCGGACGCGAGATTGCGCTAGAACTGGCGCGTCGCGGTTTCAGGCTGTCGCTCGGTCTGCGCGATACGCACGCTTACGAGGGCGTGCCGGATGCGTTCCTGCACCCCTACGAGGCGCGCGATCCCGAAGCCGCGCGCGCCTGGGTAAATGCGACGGCTGAGCGCTTCGGGCGCATCGACGTCCTGGTGAGCAACGCGGGCATCTGCCGCATGATCGACTTCGATACCGGCACCGATGCGCTCTTGACCGAGACCTTCGAGATCAATGTAAATGCACCTTTCCGGCTGGTGCAGGCGGCGCTGCCGCATTTGCGCCGCGCGGGAAACGGACGTTTCGTGCAGCTTGCGTCGCTTTCCGGCAAACGGGTGAAGAACCTGAACGTCGGCTATCAGATGTCGAAGCACGCGATGGTGGCGCTCACCCATGCGGTGCGCCGCGCGGGTTGGGACGATGGCGTTCGGGCGACCGCGGTATGCCCCGGCTTCGTGAACACCGACATGGCCGCCGGCATCGCCGATATCGAACCGATGGCGATGACGCAGCCGCAAGACCTGGCGGTTCTGGTGGTGAATACCATCGAGTTGCCGAATACGACGAGCGTGGCGGAACTGCTCGTCAATTGCCGCTATGAGGAGACGCTTTAG
- a CDS encoding NAD(P)/FAD-dependent oxidoreductase — protein MGPKVDTVADDIKLPERADVVVIGGGIIGVSTALALHEKGLSVAVCEKGHVAGEQSSRNWGWVRVTRRDPREFLLSIESLKIWHTLDRTLGIDTGFNQCGILYVSNDDAVLERHRDWLKRAREIAGDDAFDTREVDTHEVLRLLPGAKQTFKGGIFTPGDARAEPQKAAPAIANALRRKGVSILTPCAVRGIETSGGRASAVVTEHGTIRCDAVVVAGGAWTRYFCGNLGVELPQLLTRASVLRTEPLEGGPTCSANNEEFAFRKRADGGYTVAYGMRTHADLTPDSFRLFFKYIEALKSQMGALQIQIGKRFFDELKRPRRWPLNESTVFEHVRTLDPDPVVPYVDKGFKAFTEAFPQLAGARIAQRWAGYIDVTPDAIPVISGVERVPGMFIATGFSGHGFGIGPGAGRLMADLVNHDAPLVNPHAFRLERFSDGSKITIDAGF, from the coding sequence ATGGGTCCTAAAGTCGACACCGTCGCCGACGATATCAAGCTGCCGGAACGCGCGGATGTAGTCGTGATCGGCGGCGGCATCATCGGCGTATCAACGGCGCTTGCGTTGCACGAAAAAGGGCTGTCCGTCGCGGTGTGCGAGAAGGGGCACGTCGCGGGCGAGCAGTCGAGCCGCAACTGGGGCTGGGTGCGCGTGACACGGCGCGATCCTCGCGAATTCCTGCTCAGCATCGAGAGCCTTAAAATCTGGCACACGCTCGACAGAACGCTCGGCATCGACACCGGCTTCAACCAGTGTGGCATCCTTTACGTATCGAACGATGACGCCGTGCTCGAACGTCACCGCGACTGGCTGAAGCGCGCTCGTGAAATAGCAGGTGACGATGCCTTCGACACGCGCGAAGTGGACACGCATGAAGTCTTACGCCTGCTGCCCGGCGCGAAGCAGACGTTCAAGGGCGGCATCTTCACGCCGGGCGATGCGCGCGCGGAACCGCAAAAGGCCGCGCCCGCCATCGCCAACGCGCTGCGACGCAAGGGCGTCAGCATTCTCACGCCGTGCGCGGTGCGCGGCATCGAAACGAGCGGCGGTCGCGCGAGCGCGGTCGTCACCGAACATGGGACGATTCGCTGTGACGCGGTCGTCGTGGCGGGTGGCGCATGGACGCGCTATTTCTGCGGCAATCTCGGCGTGGAACTGCCGCAACTGCTCACGCGTGCGTCCGTGCTTCGCACGGAGCCGCTCGAAGGCGGACCCACGTGCAGCGCCAATAACGAGGAATTTGCGTTTCGCAAGCGTGCGGACGGCGGCTACACGGTCGCATACGGCATGCGCACGCACGCTGATCTCACGCCCGATTCCTTCCGCCTCTTCTTCAAGTACATCGAAGCATTGAAGAGCCAGATGGGCGCGCTGCAGATTCAGATCGGCAAGCGTTTCTTCGACGAACTTAAGCGACCGCGCCGCTGGCCACTCAACGAATCGACGGTTTTCGAGCATGTCCGCACGCTCGATCCGGACCCCGTGGTGCCTTACGTCGATAAGGGTTTCAAGGCCTTTACCGAAGCGTTTCCGCAACTGGCGGGCGCGCGCATCGCGCAGCGCTGGGCCGGATATATTGACGTGACGCCGGACGCGATTCCCGTCATCTCCGGCGTTGAGCGTGTGCCGGGCATGTTTATCGCCACTGGTTTCTCGGGGCACGGCTTTGGTATCGGTCCGGGCGCGGGCAGGCTGATGGCGGACCTCGTCAACCACGATGCACCGCTCGTCAATCCGCACGCGTTCCGTCTCGAGCGCTTCAGCGACGGCTCGAAGATCACCATCGACGCAGGCTTCTGA
- a CDS encoding amino acid ABC transporter permease has product MNAFLQNFLDWPLLVESLPALIGTGLVNTLILSVISAALGIVAGMALALCAVSHTRWLTWPVRVFVDVFRGLPAALVILVVGQGLAPIGLSLFGPNPYPLAIVALALVSSAYIAEIFRSGIQSVGRGQMSACQALGMTYWSGMRYVIVPQGVRRILPALANQFISIVKDSSLVYFLGLLTSQRDLFTIGQNAAVNTANLSPLVAAGAVYLLITVPLTHAINHLDRWTNRFINPAARQQKTSRTMRNVHAEEALQSQTAAVAERRS; this is encoded by the coding sequence ATGAATGCGTTCCTGCAGAACTTCCTCGATTGGCCACTGCTCGTCGAATCGCTGCCGGCGCTGATCGGCACGGGTCTCGTGAACACGCTGATCCTGTCGGTGATCTCCGCTGCGCTCGGCATCGTGGCAGGAATGGCGCTGGCGCTCTGCGCCGTATCGCATACGCGCTGGCTCACTTGGCCCGTGCGCGTTTTCGTGGATGTGTTCCGCGGCCTGCCCGCCGCGCTGGTCATCCTCGTGGTCGGGCAGGGGCTGGCGCCGATCGGACTCTCCCTCTTCGGGCCGAATCCGTATCCGCTTGCGATCGTCGCGCTGGCGCTGGTTTCGTCGGCGTATATCGCGGAGATATTCCGGTCAGGGATTCAGAGCGTTGGGCGTGGGCAGATGTCCGCGTGCCAGGCGCTCGGCATGACGTACTGGAGCGGCATGCGGTATGTGATCGTGCCGCAGGGCGTGCGGCGCATTCTGCCCGCGCTCGCCAATCAGTTCATCTCCATCGTCAAGGATTCGAGCCTCGTGTACTTTCTCGGGCTGCTCACCTCGCAGCGCGATCTGTTCACCATCGGGCAGAATGCGGCGGTCAATACGGCCAATCTCTCGCCGCTCGTCGCGGCAGGCGCCGTGTATCTGCTCATCACGGTGCCGCTCACGCACGCGATCAATCATCTGGACCGCTGGACCAATCGCTTCATCAATCCCGCCGCGCGTCAGCAGAAGACATCGCGCACCATGCGCAACGTGCACGCTGAAGAAGCGCTGCAATCGCAGACGGCGGCCGTGGCCGAGCGTCGTTCGTAA
- a CDS encoding substrate-binding periplasmic protein, with translation MRLLLLARHLAVAASFLVGAAIAAHAADDVGTLTPGKIVAGVDANNKPYSYIDNGKMTGFDVELVRAIAAKLGLTADFRAQDFAGLLPSVANQQVDLAAGSISITKERLKMVDFSEGYLTGLLSVGTLPDSTIGADVTSVKDKRIGVVQGTIEDTYSQSYLPGAQIVRFPNINAGFLALRNKYIDGYFIDKTLLEGLQGKYPDLKLADKLDISASNLPAGFPMRKGNVKLEAAVNKAIGELVADGTWLKLYQQFNPGYPKPDPMPPYAMK, from the coding sequence ATGCGATTACTTCTTCTCGCACGCCATCTTGCCGTGGCCGCATCGTTCCTGGTCGGCGCGGCGATCGCCGCCCACGCCGCCGATGACGTCGGCACATTGACGCCTGGCAAGATCGTCGCCGGCGTCGATGCGAACAACAAGCCGTACTCGTATATCGACAACGGCAAGATGACGGGGTTCGACGTGGAACTGGTGCGTGCTATCGCCGCGAAACTCGGGCTCACGGCCGACTTCCGCGCGCAGGACTTCGCAGGTTTGCTGCCGAGCGTGGCGAATCAGCAGGTCGACCTTGCTGCGGGCTCGATCTCGATTACCAAGGAACGCCTCAAGATGGTCGATTTCTCGGAAGGCTATCTGACGGGTCTTTTGAGCGTCGGCACGCTGCCGGACAGCACGATCGGCGCGGATGTGACATCGGTAAAGGACAAGCGCATCGGGGTCGTGCAGGGGACCATCGAGGACACGTATTCGCAGAGCTATCTGCCGGGCGCGCAGATCGTCCGCTTTCCGAATATCAATGCGGGCTTTCTCGCGCTGCGCAACAAGTACATCGACGGCTACTTCATCGACAAGACCTTACTCGAAGGGCTGCAAGGCAAGTATCCGGACCTGAAGCTCGCCGACAAGCTCGACATCTCAGCTTCGAATCTTCCGGCCGGCTTCCCGATGCGCAAGGGCAACGTGAAGCTAGAAGCGGCGGTCAACAAGGCCATCGGCGAACTGGTGGCGGACGGGACGTGGCTCAAGCTCTATCAACAGTTCAATCCCGGCTATCCGAAGCCTGATCCGATGCCGCCGTATGCGATGAAGTAA
- a CDS encoding amino acid ABC transporter ATP-binding protein yields MIELNNVSKWYGGNRVLNDCTASIARGEVVVICGPSGSGKSTLIKSVNGLEAVQSGQIVVDGIDVTAKRADLSRLRARVGMVFQHFELFPHLSVQRNLMLAQMNVLGRARDKAAERARLLLLRVGLSGHEHKYPAQLSGGQQQRVAIARALSMDPVAMLFDEPTSALDPEMVNEVLDVMTMLCVTHEMGFAKRVADRVLFMDRGVIVEDDTREAFFERPRSERARDFLSRILH; encoded by the coding sequence ATGATCGAGCTGAACAACGTTTCGAAGTGGTATGGCGGCAATCGCGTATTGAACGACTGCACGGCGAGCATTGCGCGCGGTGAAGTCGTCGTGATCTGCGGGCCGTCCGGGTCCGGCAAGTCCACCCTCATCAAATCCGTCAACGGGCTGGAAGCGGTGCAGAGCGGACAGATCGTGGTGGACGGCATCGACGTGACGGCAAAGCGCGCGGATCTTTCGCGGCTACGGGCGCGCGTCGGCATGGTGTTTCAGCATTTCGAACTCTTTCCTCATCTGTCGGTGCAGCGCAACCTGATGCTCGCGCAAATGAACGTGCTCGGCCGCGCGCGCGACAAAGCCGCGGAGCGTGCACGCTTGCTATTGCTCCGCGTAGGCTTGAGCGGTCACGAGCACAAGTATCCGGCGCAATTGTCGGGCGGGCAGCAGCAGCGTGTGGCGATTGCGCGGGCGCTTTCGATGGACCCCGTCGCCATGCTGTTCGATGAGCCGACTTCCGCGCTCGATCCCGAGATGGTCAACGAAGTGCTCGATGTGATGACGATGCTGTGCGTCACGCACGAGATGGGTTTCGCGAAGCGCGTGGCCGACCGCGTGTTGTTCATGGATCGCGGCGTCATCGTGGAAGACGATACGCGCGAAGCCTTCTTCGAGCGTCCGCGCTCCGAACGCGCGCGAGACTTTCTTTCGCGCATCCTGCATTGA
- a CDS encoding NAD(P)/FAD-dependent oxidoreductase, which produces MRADALLFHETFRCTPYWWDAAPPEAAPDPLPANVDLAIVGSGYCGLSAAAEAAKYGARVAVLDAAEIGAGGSTRSGGMVSSGQKLALTSAIRGVPAERLTRLMQESMASFEYLKGIIADESLDADLRITGRFFGAYTPAHFNVLRRQGQLLRDKTGVTVHVIERDAQRGIIGSDYYYGGILVDEYGGLHTAKYHRALRDLARRRGATLHSHAAVQRLERTGNTRFRVHTARGVFDAQQVLVATNGYTGPLLPFFSRRVLPVASYQIATEPLPEGLMNVLNPGRRMISDSKRNLFYTRPSPDGTRMIFGSRPGIGEIDEREAARRLYAKLVQLWPALRDVRVTHAWKGFVAMTGDRLAHIGQHDGVHYALGCNGNGVALMSYLGHRIGKHMAGVEQDVGAFGDGAFPLSVAGMASTLAVPVGSALYRIGDMWHGRVRAALS; this is translated from the coding sequence ATGCGTGCCGATGCGTTGCTGTTTCACGAAACTTTCCGCTGCACCCCTTACTGGTGGGATGCCGCCCCGCCCGAGGCCGCGCCGGATCCTTTGCCGGCGAACGTGGACCTGGCGATCGTCGGTAGCGGATATTGCGGGCTGTCGGCGGCGGCGGAGGCTGCGAAGTATGGCGCGCGCGTCGCGGTGCTGGATGCCGCCGAGATCGGCGCGGGCGGCAGCACACGCAGCGGGGGCATGGTGTCGAGCGGCCAGAAGCTCGCGCTGACCAGCGCGATTCGCGGCGTGCCCGCCGAACGTCTCACGCGTCTGATGCAGGAGTCGATGGCGAGCTTCGAGTATCTCAAGGGAATCATCGCCGACGAATCGCTCGACGCAGACCTGCGCATCACCGGCCGCTTCTTTGGCGCCTATACGCCCGCGCATTTCAACGTGCTGCGTCGCCAAGGCCAGTTGTTGCGCGACAAGACCGGCGTCACGGTGCATGTGATCGAGCGTGATGCGCAGCGCGGCATCATCGGCTCCGACTACTACTACGGCGGTATTCTCGTCGACGAATACGGCGGACTGCATACCGCGAAATATCATCGTGCGCTGCGCGACCTCGCGCGCCGGCGCGGCGCGACGCTGCATTCGCACGCAGCGGTGCAGCGGCTCGAACGAACGGGAAATACGCGGTTTCGCGTGCACACCGCGCGCGGCGTGTTCGATGCGCAGCAGGTGCTGGTGGCCACCAACGGCTATACGGGTCCGCTGCTGCCGTTCTTTTCGCGCCGCGTGTTGCCGGTCGCGAGTTATCAGATCGCCACCGAGCCGCTGCCCGAAGGCCTCATGAACGTGCTCAATCCGGGCCGCCGCATGATCAGCGATTCGAAGCGCAATCTCTTCTACACGCGCCCGTCGCCGGACGGCACGCGAATGATCTTTGGGTCGCGGCCCGGCATCGGCGAGATCGACGAACGCGAGGCCGCGCGGCGGCTGTACGCGAAGCTGGTGCAATTGTGGCCCGCCCTGCGCGACGTGCGCGTCACGCATGCTTGGAAAGGCTTCGTCGCAATGACCGGGGACAGACTCGCGCACATCGGTCAGCACGACGGCGTGCACTATGCGCTCGGCTGCAACGGCAACGGCGTTGCGCTGATGAGCTATCTCGGGCATCGCATCGGCAAACATATGGCGGGTGTCGAGCAGGATGTCGGTGCGTTCGGCGATGGTGCGTTTCCCCTCTCTGTTGCGGGAATGGCCAGCACGCTTGCGGTACCCGTCGGCAGTGCACTGTACCGGATTGGCGATATGTGGCACGGCCGTGTGCGGGCAGCGCTCTCCTGA
- a CDS encoding LysR substrate-binding domain-containing protein: MNLRQVEAFRLVMLRGSMTAAAEELGTSQPSISRLIAELEAATGLTLFVRNGGRIHATDAGSAFYREVDRSFVGLEKLQHSAREILELGSGRLRIVAAPVLALSFLPAVIARFVDAHPRVAVSLEMRSESTIQRWVSSGHCDVGFATTTPDAFGVTSVELYELAGLCALPARHELAARTRIRAADLRGERLILPSHADDTRAALERTLRLAGADQVPAIETPYGATICALVTRGAGVGIVNPLATVDADPTRIVFRPFTPEIWFRGFTLYPQTPRGNPVVGAFLELVGEQMMVLRQDAQI, translated from the coding sequence ATGAATCTCAGGCAGGTCGAAGCGTTTCGGCTGGTCATGCTGCGCGGTTCAATGACGGCCGCCGCCGAAGAACTCGGCACATCGCAACCGAGCATCAGCCGCTTGATCGCGGAACTGGAAGCCGCAACGGGATTGACTCTGTTCGTGCGCAATGGCGGACGCATTCACGCCACCGACGCGGGCAGTGCGTTCTATCGCGAGGTGGATCGCAGCTTCGTCGGCCTCGAGAAACTGCAGCATTCGGCACGAGAGATTCTTGAGCTCGGCAGTGGGCGGCTGCGCATCGTGGCAGCGCCGGTGCTCGCGTTGTCGTTTTTGCCTGCAGTGATCGCGCGCTTCGTGGACGCCCATCCGCGCGTCGCGGTGTCGCTCGAAATGCGCAGCGAGAGCACGATCCAGCGCTGGGTGTCCTCGGGACACTGCGACGTCGGCTTCGCGACCACCACGCCGGATGCGTTCGGCGTGACGAGCGTGGAACTCTATGAGCTGGCGGGGCTATGCGCACTGCCCGCGCGTCATGAGCTTGCGGCGCGCACGCGGATTCGCGCGGCCGACTTGCGTGGCGAACGGCTCATCCTGCCTTCCCATGCGGACGATACGCGTGCCGCGCTCGAACGCACGCTGCGTCTGGCGGGCGCGGATCAGGTGCCTGCAATCGAAACGCCGTATGGCGCGACCATCTGCGCGCTCGTGACGCGCGGTGCGGGCGTGGGCATCGTCAATCCGCTCGCGACCGTGGATGCCGATCCGACGCGCATTGTGTTCCGGCCGTTCACGCCGGAGATATGGTTTCGCGGCTTCACGCTTTATCCGCAGACGCCGCGGGGCAATCCGGTGGTCGGCGCGTTTCTCGAACTCGTAGGCGAGCAGATGATGGTGTTGAGGCAGGACGCACAAATCTGA
- the mreB gene encoding rod shape-determining protein: MRHWLRFRPPELALDVGTANTRIHISGAGLVLSQASVLCTHGRDSLRAGGRPTVSVGDEARKMLGRLPQNIEAITPIRGGVISNFQASEQMIRQFVRHARKGRRLTNAPRITVSVPGGATQVERRSFKEAIHGAGASHVALFERPLAAALGAGLAISEATGCMVVDVGAGTTEIGVIALGSVVRGASARVGGDTFDQAIVNYVRRTHGLLIGEHTAQRVKLEIGSALPPTYELVTGVTGRSLAEGVPRSMTLSSHEIYEAIIEPLDQIVSLLRRVLESTPPELAADIADRGFTLTGGSAMLRGLDQRLREETGLPVAVADQPMTCVIRGTGLAIETLDPHFFA, from the coding sequence ATGAGGCACTGGTTGCGCTTTCGCCCCCCTGAGCTGGCCCTCGACGTAGGAACTGCAAACACGCGAATTCACATCTCGGGGGCCGGCCTGGTCCTGAGTCAGGCATCGGTGCTGTGTACTCATGGACGCGACTCGTTACGGGCGGGCGGACGTCCGACAGTGTCCGTGGGTGACGAGGCCAGGAAAATGCTCGGCAGACTGCCGCAGAACATCGAAGCCATCACGCCAATCCGGGGCGGCGTCATCTCGAACTTCCAGGCAAGTGAGCAGATGATCCGGCAATTCGTGCGCCACGCGCGCAAAGGCCGGCGGCTGACGAACGCGCCGCGCATCACCGTCAGCGTCCCGGGCGGTGCGACCCAGGTGGAGCGCCGCTCCTTCAAGGAAGCGATCCACGGCGCAGGTGCTTCCCACGTTGCGTTGTTCGAGAGACCGCTGGCCGCAGCCCTCGGCGCTGGACTCGCCATCTCCGAAGCGACAGGCTGCATGGTTGTCGACGTGGGTGCGGGCACAACCGAGATCGGCGTCATTGCACTCGGCAGCGTCGTGCGTGGGGCATCCGCGCGCGTGGGAGGCGACACCTTTGACCAGGCCATTGTTAACTACGTTCGCCGCACGCACGGCTTGCTGATTGGCGAGCACACCGCGCAACGAGTCAAGCTGGAGATCGGCAGCGCACTGCCGCCTACGTACGAGCTGGTCACGGGGGTGACCGGTCGCAGCCTCGCCGAAGGCGTCCCGCGCTCCATGACACTATCGAGCCACGAAATATACGAAGCGATCATCGAGCCGCTCGACCAGATCGTGTCGCTGCTAAGACGTGTTCTGGAGAGTACCCCACCGGAGCTTGCAGCCGACATCGCCGATCGCGGGTTCACGCTGACCGGCGGCAGCGCCATGCTGCGAGGCCTCGATCAACGCCTGCGTGAGGAAACAGGACTGCCCGTAGCGGTCGCTGACCAACCGATGACGTGCGTTATTCGCGGCACAGGGCTCGCGATCGAGACGCTCGATCCTCACTTCTTTGCGTAG
- a CDS encoding DUF2968 domain-containing protein: MLPGAHASEAAGTLGASDATAQLPLEQPVGSGPASLSATSVSSNEHTGGDVSRLTQLVQQGRVTLLRSTAAGNYSASLSFFGDDLTYYVALLEQNTYWRVIATRNKKRAEAVYANFVTQTGSLAAVQTRRAELAAQEAATQRLIEQAQIKAQQLQADAEIAQTQRDEVATQQALAADQVKNLKAADQDARKKLSQIRHQVVGLQIASNFGLPPEHSARLRKTGKHAQHTKSATLATAQ, translated from the coding sequence ATGTTGCCCGGCGCCCATGCGAGCGAGGCCGCAGGTACTCTGGGCGCTTCCGATGCGACTGCACAGTTGCCACTAGAACAGCCAGTCGGCTCAGGTCCTGCAAGTCTGTCCGCGACGTCCGTATCGTCGAACGAGCACACGGGCGGTGACGTTTCGAGACTCACCCAACTGGTCCAACAGGGCCGAGTGACACTGCTTCGCTCGACGGCGGCCGGCAATTACAGCGCATCCCTGTCATTTTTCGGTGACGATCTAACCTACTACGTCGCGCTTTTGGAGCAAAACACTTACTGGCGGGTAATCGCAACGCGGAACAAGAAACGGGCTGAAGCCGTGTACGCCAACTTTGTGACGCAGACCGGTAGCCTGGCAGCCGTGCAAACCAGGCGTGCCGAGCTGGCAGCGCAGGAAGCAGCGACCCAGCGCCTGATCGAGCAGGCGCAAATCAAGGCACAACAGCTGCAGGCCGACGCCGAGATCGCCCAGACGCAACGCGACGAAGTCGCTACACAGCAAGCGCTGGCCGCAGACCAGGTCAAGAACCTGAAGGCCGCAGATCAGGACGCGCGCAAGAAGCTCTCGCAGATCAGGCATCAGGTTGTTGGGCTGCAGATCGCGTCGAATTTTGGGCTCCCTCCGGAACATTCGGCACGATTGCGCAAGACCGGAAAACACGCTCAACACACCAAAAGTGCCACGTTGGCAACGGCGCAGTGA
- a CDS encoding FCD domain-containing protein has protein sequence MAATKNPRLITINQAVEDELTLYIHKGVYSFTQMQRSSKEHRELFEALRAGQADAAAEAFENHVQTGKKRMLDTVSTSPSER, from the coding sequence ATGGCGGCGACCAAGAATCCACGGCTGATCACGATCAATCAGGCCGTCGAAGACGAGCTGACGCTCTACATTCACAAGGGCGTGTATTCATTCACGCAGATGCAGCGCTCCTCGAAAGAACACCGCGAACTTTTCGAGGCGCTGCGCGCGGGCCAAGCCGACGCGGCTGCGGAGGCTTTCGAGAACCACGTGCAGACGGGAAAGAAACGCATGCTCGACACTGTGTCCACGAGCCCGTCCGAACGTTAA
- a CDS encoding NAD(P)-dependent oxidoreductase, with amino-acid sequence MKTIVFLDRATLSGDVLDQLPHLELIGVPAAGVNHLDTETCRKRGIGIVACPGYSTISVPEHAFALMLALRRNLMPYWHDVYAGGWSGSPTFYAELHPIQDLHGSTLGIVGAGHGGKRLAELARAFGMRVLFAERKRASCVRDGYVAFDEVLREADTISLHCPLTDETRHLFGLAEFERMKRSASLVNAARGGIVDEGALIEALDRKLIANAALDVLEQEPPAADHPLLSRARTDLIVTPHVAWRTQVAMKRLVTQLARGIAEHYAQH; translated from the coding sequence TTGAAAACCATCGTCTTTCTGGACCGCGCGACGCTGTCGGGCGATGTGCTCGATCAGCTGCCGCATCTGGAACTGATCGGCGTGCCCGCCGCAGGCGTCAATCATCTGGATACCGAAACATGTCGCAAACGGGGCATTGGCATCGTCGCGTGTCCGGGCTATTCGACGATTTCCGTGCCCGAACACGCGTTCGCGTTGATGCTCGCGCTCCGCCGCAACCTTATGCCTTACTGGCACGACGTCTATGCTGGCGGCTGGAGCGGATCGCCCACCTTTTACGCCGAACTGCATCCGATCCAGGATCTGCACGGATCGACGCTCGGTATCGTCGGTGCCGGTCACGGTGGAAAGCGTCTCGCCGAACTGGCCCGTGCGTTCGGCATGCGGGTACTGTTCGCGGAGCGCAAGCGCGCGAGTTGCGTGCGCGACGGCTATGTGGCATTTGACGAGGTGCTGCGTGAGGCCGATACGATCAGCCTGCATTGCCCGCTTACCGACGAAACGCGGCATTTGTTCGGTCTCGCCGAATTTGAGCGAATGAAGCGCAGCGCGTCACTCGTGAACGCCGCGCGCGGCGGTATCGTCGACGAGGGAGCGCTGATCGAGGCACTCGACCGCAAGCTGATCGCGAATGCCGCGCTCGACGTCCTCGAGCAGGAGCCGCCCGCGGCCGATCATCCGCTGCTATCCAGAGCGCGCACCGATCTGATCGTGACGCCGCATGTTGCGTGGCGAACCCAGGTGGCCATGAAGCGGCTCGTCACGCAACTCGCACGAGGCATCGCAGAGCATTACGCGCAGCATTGA
- the wrbA gene encoding NAD(P)H:quinone oxidoreductase yields MAKVLVLYYSMYGHIETMADAVAEGARSVPGTEVTIKRVAETIPADQAAAHGVKLDQKAPVATPDELANYDAIIFGTPTRFGNMAGQMRTFLDQTGGLWMKGALVGKIGSVFASTGTQHGGQETTITSFHSTLLHQGMVIVGVPYSCAGLVNMTEITGGTPYGATTLAGADGSRQPSQNELDIARFQGKHVASLALKIAG; encoded by the coding sequence ATGGCAAAAGTACTCGTGCTGTATTACTCGATGTATGGTCACATTGAAACGATGGCCGACGCAGTGGCCGAAGGTGCACGGTCCGTGCCGGGCACCGAAGTGACGATCAAGCGAGTCGCTGAAACAATTCCGGCCGACCAGGCTGCAGCCCACGGGGTCAAGCTCGACCAGAAGGCGCCGGTGGCGACGCCTGACGAGTTGGCCAATTACGACGCCATCATCTTTGGCACGCCGACTCGCTTCGGCAACATGGCCGGACAGATGCGCACCTTCCTGGATCAAACCGGCGGACTGTGGATGAAAGGGGCACTCGTCGGCAAGATCGGCAGCGTTTTTGCTTCGACCGGCACCCAGCACGGCGGTCAGGAAACCACCATCACGTCGTTCCACAGCACACTGTTACATCAGGGCATGGTGATCGTGGGCGTTCCTTACTCCTGCGCAGGACTGGTCAATATGACCGAGATCACTGGCGGCACACCCTACGGTGCGACCACACTGGCCGGCGCCGACGGCAGCCGGCAACCGTCACAAAATGAACTGGATATTGCCCGCTTCCAGGGCAAACACGTCGCTTCGCTCGCGTTAAAGATTGCGGGTTAG